In Dysgonomonadaceae bacterium zrk40, one genomic interval encodes:
- a CDS encoding outer membrane protein transport protein, producing MNKITYLVSSLLILSSSLFAQGEVDALRFSREGLYGTARAMSMGGAFGALGGDQSALAINPAGIGVYRTSEVVGTFNLSNNQSVVGGQTASKTRFNMDNLGFVGYFPLRNDMMPVVNFGFSYNKLQSFDRNVSAIGTAKGTLIDYMARNSAGYDPLYLEMGDNLPDPFSNDMPWLTVLGYNSWLIDPVYDDEEKKYKYEPVTTEPGPINEIRLRERGYIDNYDFTVGTTIGNVLNLGFALSIKDISYSLTSDYLEDFNNGGYTLTNWLTTSGAGVSAKIGAIYRPVNELRLGLAYHTPTWYALTETYEAQIDDDMGAYITDPDYQPAVTSSKSFINDYDLKTPGKLVASIATVLGSRFIASLDYEMTDYSKMKLALPSGANDEEDWYEEDNEYIAMDFRPASTIRAGMEYRFTQQFSGRLGYAWMQNPYDSDLVEFGDAAIVGSNTIYRMEGDTNYLTGGLGYRFNRNFFLDMAVVYSTQTDDLYPFPNYYDGATLSVDASPFKMNNNSLKGLITLGYKF from the coding sequence ATGAATAAAATCACATATCTTGTCAGTTCTTTGCTCATCTTGTCCTCCTCTCTCTTCGCACAGGGAGAGGTGGATGCCTTGCGCTTCTCACGTGAGGGACTTTACGGCACGGCACGCGCCATGTCAATGGGCGGTGCCTTCGGTGCGCTGGGGGGCGACCAGAGCGCCCTGGCCATCAATCCTGCCGGCATCGGGGTGTATCGCACTTCAGAGGTGGTGGGTACTTTCAATCTCTCCAACAACCAATCTGTTGTGGGGGGACAGACAGCCAGTAAAACCCGCTTCAACATGGACAACCTCGGCTTTGTAGGTTACTTCCCGCTGCGCAACGACATGATGCCGGTGGTAAACTTCGGCTTCTCCTACAACAAGCTGCAGTCGTTCGACAGGAATGTCTCTGCGATTGGCACCGCCAAGGGTACGTTGATCGATTACATGGCCAGGAACAGCGCCGGATATGACCCCCTCTACCTGGAGATGGGAGACAATCTCCCCGATCCATTTTCGAATGATATGCCCTGGCTGACAGTGCTCGGCTACAACTCCTGGTTGATTGACCCGGTGTATGATGATGAAGAAAAAAAATATAAATATGAACCGGTGACAACAGAGCCCGGTCCGATCAATGAGATCCGTCTTCGTGAAAGAGGATACATTGACAACTACGACTTCACCGTGGGAACCACCATTGGTAACGTACTCAACCTGGGCTTTGCACTCTCTATCAAGGATATATCCTATAGCCTGACATCCGATTATCTGGAAGATTTCAACAATGGCGGTTACACCCTAACCAATTGGCTAACCACCAGCGGTGCCGGTGTCAGTGCCAAGATAGGAGCCATTTACCGCCCGGTGAACGAGCTGCGTCTGGGGCTGGCTTACCATACTCCTACATGGTACGCTCTGACCGAGACCTATGAAGCGCAGATTGATGACGACATGGGAGCATATATTACAGATCCCGATTATCAACCGGCAGTAACCAGCTCGAAGTCATTTATCAACGATTACGACCTGAAAACGCCCGGCAAGCTGGTGGCCAGCATCGCTACAGTATTGGGAAGCCGTTTCATTGCAAGTCTCGACTACGAGATGACGGACTACTCTAAAATGAAGCTTGCGCTCCCCTCCGGAGCCAACGATGAGGAGGATTGGTATGAAGAGGACAATGAGTATATCGCGATGGATTTCCGGCCGGCATCGACCATCCGTGCAGGTATGGAATATCGCTTCACACAGCAGTTCTCCGGTCGTCTCGGCTATGCCTGGATGCAAAACCCCTACGACAGTGACCTGGTTGAGTTCGGTGATGCAGCCATCGTTGGATCAAACACCATCTACCGGATGGAGGGAGACACCAACTACCTGACAGGGGGACTCGGTTATCGCTTCAACAGGAATTTCTTCCTCGATATGGCCGTGGTATACAGCACTCAGACCGATGATCTCTATCCCTTCCCCAACTATTACGATGGGGCAACACTCTCTGTTGATGCATCGCCTTTTAAGATGAACAACAACAGCCTGAAAGGTTTGATCACATTGGGATACAAGTTTTGA
- a CDS encoding MBL fold metallo-hydrolase has product MKIRFLGTGTSTGIPQIGCSCPVCQSVDTRDRRLRCSVAITEGQQQILIDCSPDFRQQALMLPFRKINGILFTHEHYDHTGGIDDLRPYSQFGAVDLYMEVRLEDAVKKRLPYCFAEKRYGGIPNIRIQRIDSHHPFLIGEREVIPIRVLHYKLPILGFRIGNFAYLTDVKSIPETEYAKLRDLDTLVISSLRKTEHISHLSLTESLQIIEKIGPTNAYLTHFSHEMGLHADLMEELPAGVYPAYDGLEINL; this is encoded by the coding sequence ATGAAGATACGATTTTTGGGTACAGGTACCTCGACCGGTATACCACAGATTGGGTGCAGTTGCCCTGTCTGCCAATCGGTTGACACGCGGGACAGGAGACTGCGATGCTCGGTGGCGATCACAGAGGGGCAGCAGCAGATCTTGATTGATTGCTCGCCCGACTTCCGTCAGCAGGCACTCATGTTGCCCTTCCGGAAGATCAACGGTATCCTTTTTACCCATGAGCACTACGACCATACCGGCGGCATAGACGACCTGCGTCCCTATTCACAGTTCGGAGCTGTGGATCTTTATATGGAGGTGCGTCTGGAAGATGCGGTGAAGAAGAGGCTTCCCTATTGCTTTGCCGAAAAGAGGTACGGCGGTATACCCAATATCCGGATTCAACGCATCGACTCACACCATCCATTTCTGATAGGTGAGAGGGAGGTGATCCCGATCAGGGTGCTACACTACAAGCTTCCGATATTGGGGTTCCGCATCGGCAACTTCGCCTACCTTACCGACGTGAAGAGCATTCCCGAAACGGAATATGCGAAGCTGCGTGATCTGGATACACTGGTCATCAGTTCACTTCGCAAGACAGAACACATCTCACACCTTTCTCTCACAGAGTCGTTACAGATCATTGAAAAAATTGGTCCTACAAACGCATATCTCACCCATTTCAGCCATGAGATGGGGTTGCATGCCGACCTGATGGAAGAGCTTCCTGCCGGTGTTTACCCGGCGTATGACGGTTTGGAAATCAATCTCTGA
- a CDS encoding SPOR domain-containing protein: protein MKKFHFALILATLLVIGTSCKPKQSAYKQVYEAAKEREMQQTASQPTTVVKDASPLPPVEVSVRKEKVEPVYPTDASGLKKYSVVIASLSVKLNAESLKTRMMNEGHNVILAENEQGMYRVIIASYDEKDAAAAKREEIYNNYSAKGNTDYLRQTYGVPFNDLWILERQY from the coding sequence ATGAAAAAATTCCATTTTGCACTAATTTTAGCAACACTGCTGGTTATCGGCACCTCTTGTAAGCCGAAGCAGAGTGCATACAAACAGGTATACGAAGCAGCCAAGGAGAGAGAGATGCAACAAACTGCCTCTCAACCCACCACTGTGGTGAAGGATGCCAGCCCACTGCCTCCCGTAGAGGTCTCCGTGCGCAAGGAAAAGGTTGAACCGGTTTATCCTACCGACGCTTCAGGATTGAAGAAATACAGCGTGGTGATTGCCTCACTGAGTGTGAAACTGAATGCGGAATCGCTTAAGACACGCATGATGAACGAGGGTCATAATGTAATCCTGGCAGAGAACGAACAGGGGATGTATCGGGTCATCATTGCCAGTTATGACGAAAAGGATGCTGCTGCTGCAAAGCGTGAAGAGATATACAACAACTATTCCGCAAAAGGCAATACCGATTACCTGAGACAAACCTACGGGGTACCGTTTAACGATCTATGGATTCTTGAAAGACAATATTAA
- a CDS encoding DUF4382 domain-containing protein, which produces MHGKYILSVLLFGLMSLLFHSCGKEDVSENAARLRIKLTDAAAPMLKEMYLHIETIDVLPVDSAGVEGEWVTLDFNGGEYNLLKLMNGKTVQLTDQYFPAGGKIDKIRLALGNNNRMVTVTDKPIPLQKSPNVIEHLIIDNVNAALPANFIVSIVIDINAALSVYDLNGNYYLAPRARAYPETYGGSLRGYVTPIEASPVVLITREGDSLFSLPEGSEGMFLFPGLEEGAWKVHLFANPESGYRDTIFLSDTIRQGRVTEITPKPIRLQLQ; this is translated from the coding sequence ATGCATGGTAAATATATCCTTTCTGTCCTACTGTTCGGCCTGATGTCCCTGCTATTCCACTCTTGCGGAAAAGAGGATGTTAGTGAGAATGCAGCCCGCCTACGGATCAAGCTGACCGATGCGGCAGCCCCAATGCTGAAGGAGATGTATCTTCACATAGAAACAATCGACGTACTGCCTGTTGACAGTGCCGGGGTGGAGGGTGAGTGGGTTACCCTTGATTTCAACGGAGGTGAGTACAACCTGCTCAAGCTGATGAACGGTAAAACGGTGCAGCTTACTGATCAGTACTTCCCCGCGGGAGGGAAGATCGACAAGATTCGGCTGGCGCTGGGAAACAACAACAGGATGGTGACAGTCACCGACAAGCCTATCCCGCTTCAAAAATCGCCCAACGTGATTGAGCATCTGATCATCGACAATGTAAACGCAGCTCTCCCTGCAAACTTCATTGTAAGCATCGTGATCGATATCAATGCGGCACTCTCTGTCTACGATTTGAATGGCAACTATTATCTCGCCCCCCGCGCCAGAGCCTACCCTGAGACCTATGGAGGCTCATTGAGAGGTTATGTGACCCCGATAGAGGCATCACCGGTTGTACTGATCACCCGTGAAGGGGACTCACTCTTCTCCCTTCCCGAGGGAAGCGAAGGGATGTTCCTCTTTCCCGGTCTTGAGGAGGGAGCATGGAAGGTGCATCTGTTTGCCAATCCGGAGTCTGGGTACCGTGATACCATCTTCCTCTCTGACACCATCCGGCAGGGCAGGGTCACCGAGATCACCCCCAAACCCATACGTTTGCAGCTGCAATAG
- the gcvP gene encoding aminomethyl-transferring glycine dehydrogenase: MEHFKYRHIGISEADKKVMLETLGVNSMDELIEQTIPGDIRLSKPLTLPAALTEQEYAEEIARIAARNRIHASYIGMGWYDTITPAPIYRNVFENPVWYTSYTPYQAEISQGRLEALLNFQTVVSELTALPLANSSLLDEATAAAEAATMMYGLRSRDQVKQQVETLFVDRHLFPQTLAVLRTRMRHTGIEIVVGDYNSFTFETPCFGAIVQYPNSNGSVEDYRSFTEKAHAVDCKVAVATDLMALVLLTPPGEWGADIAFGSSQRFGIPMFFGGPSAAFFATRDEYKRSMPGRIIGISKDAYGKEALRMALQTREQHIKREKATSNICTAQALLATMSSFYAVYHGPEGLKSIARRIHSLASHVSDELQAMGYRQLNESFFDTLTIALPESISVEDIRNHAEMREINLRYHSDGRIGISLDETTNDYRVHELLALFAMAAGSSKVFMIDDLPEKSTLQEEQLRKSDFLTHPTFQRYHTETELMRYIKRLERKDISLAHSIISLGSCTMKLNAASELLPLGLTGFQRIHPFAPEDQTEGYKEMIDELEEMLSVITGLAATSLQPNSGAAGEYAGLITIAAYQESIGQGSRKVVLIPASAHGTNPASAVQAGYTPVTVASDARGNVDMDDLRNKVEQYRDELAAFMITYPSTHGIFETEIREMCRLIHETGGQVYMDGANMNAQVGVTNPGTIGADVCHLNLHKTFAIPHGGGGPGVGPICVAEHLVPFLPGHPVSLATDTNTVAAAAYGSAGVLPITYGYIRMMGADGLKEATEAAILNANYLAEKLNNSYGILYRGADGRVGHELILDCRGLKEVSGITETDIAKRLIDYGYHAPTLSFPVHGTLMVEPTESESLAELDRFVAVMDQIHEEIIEVSRGTFSREDNVLINAPHPEYEAVADEWKHAYPRSKALYPLPFVAENKFWVNVARVDNAHGDRNLVSCLCEL, from the coding sequence ATGGAACATTTTAAATACCGCCACATCGGCATCAGCGAAGCAGACAAGAAAGTGATGCTCGAGACCTTGGGAGTGAACAGCATGGATGAGTTGATCGAACAGACCATCCCGGGTGACATACGGCTGTCAAAGCCCCTCACGTTGCCTGCAGCACTTACCGAACAAGAGTATGCCGAGGAGATTGCCCGCATCGCCGCTCGCAACAGGATCCATGCTTCCTACATCGGAATGGGATGGTATGACACCATTACTCCAGCCCCTATCTACCGAAACGTGTTTGAGAACCCTGTCTGGTATACCTCCTACACACCCTATCAGGCAGAGATATCACAAGGCCGGTTGGAGGCACTTCTCAACTTCCAGACCGTGGTGAGCGAACTGACTGCGTTGCCGCTCGCCAACAGCTCATTGCTCGACGAGGCCACTGCCGCGGCGGAGGCCGCCACCATGATGTATGGCCTGCGCAGTCGTGATCAGGTGAAGCAGCAGGTAGAAACCCTCTTTGTAGACCGGCATCTCTTTCCACAGACACTTGCCGTGCTCCGTACACGAATGCGGCATACCGGAATTGAGATTGTTGTTGGCGACTACAACAGCTTCACTTTTGAGACCCCCTGCTTCGGTGCAATCGTGCAATATCCCAACAGCAACGGTAGCGTGGAGGATTATCGCTCCTTCACAGAGAAAGCTCATGCGGTGGACTGCAAAGTGGCAGTGGCAACCGACTTGATGGCGCTGGTGCTGCTCACTCCGCCGGGAGAGTGGGGAGCCGACATCGCCTTTGGCAGCAGTCAACGTTTTGGTATCCCCATGTTCTTCGGTGGACCCTCTGCTGCCTTTTTCGCGACCCGCGACGAGTACAAGCGTTCCATGCCAGGCCGTATTATCGGCATCTCGAAAGATGCTTATGGAAAAGAAGCACTACGTATGGCACTGCAGACGCGCGAACAGCATATCAAACGGGAAAAGGCCACCTCCAACATCTGCACCGCGCAGGCATTGCTGGCTACGATGTCATCCTTCTATGCCGTATATCATGGACCGGAAGGGCTCAAAAGTATCGCCCGCCGCATCCACTCGCTAGCCTCACACGTCAGTGATGAGCTGCAAGCGATGGGATACCGGCAACTAAATGAAAGCTTCTTCGATACCCTCACCATAGCCCTACCTGAAAGCATTTCCGTTGAGGATATCCGCAACCATGCCGAGATGCGCGAAATAAATCTCCGTTATCATTCAGATGGACGAATAGGCATCAGTCTCGACGAGACTACCAACGACTATCGCGTGCATGAGCTGCTGGCTCTCTTTGCTATGGCTGCCGGAAGCTCCAAGGTATTCATGATTGATGATCTTCCCGAAAAGAGCACCTTGCAGGAGGAGCAACTGAGGAAAAGCGATTTTCTGACACACCCCACCTTTCAACGTTACCACACCGAGACGGAGCTGATGCGTTACATCAAGCGACTGGAACGGAAGGATATCTCACTGGCGCACTCCATCATCTCACTGGGCTCCTGCACCATGAAGCTGAATGCCGCTTCGGAACTGCTGCCGCTCGGACTGACAGGCTTCCAGCGCATACACCCCTTTGCACCGGAAGATCAGACGGAAGGATACAAGGAGATGATCGATGAACTGGAGGAGATGTTGTCTGTGATTACCGGGCTGGCTGCCACCAGCCTGCAACCCAACTCGGGTGCCGCAGGTGAATATGCGGGGCTGATCACCATTGCCGCATATCAGGAAAGTATCGGGCAGGGATCACGAAAAGTGGTACTCATCCCAGCATCGGCACACGGCACCAATCCTGCCAGTGCCGTACAGGCAGGTTATACACCGGTGACGGTGGCCAGTGATGCCCGTGGCAACGTAGACATGGATGATCTGCGCAACAAGGTGGAGCAGTATCGGGATGAACTGGCAGCCTTCATGATCACCTATCCCTCCACGCATGGCATCTTTGAAACGGAGATCCGTGAGATGTGCCGCCTGATACATGAGACAGGAGGGCAGGTTTACATGGATGGGGCCAACATGAATGCCCAGGTAGGGGTGACCAACCCCGGTACCATCGGAGCCGATGTGTGCCATCTCAACCTGCACAAGACCTTTGCCATCCCCCACGGTGGCGGAGGTCCCGGCGTGGGGCCGATCTGCGTGGCGGAGCACCTGGTGCCTTTCCTGCCCGGACATCCTGTTTCGCTTGCAACGGATACGAACACCGTGGCAGCTGCCGCTTACGGCAGTGCAGGGGTGCTCCCGATCACTTACGGCTATATCCGCATGATGGGTGCCGACGGATTGAAAGAAGCAACAGAAGCAGCTATCCTCAATGCCAATTACCTGGCAGAGAAGTTGAACAATTCTTACGGAATCCTCTATCGGGGTGCTGACGGCAGGGTAGGTCATGAGCTGATCCTGGATTGTCGCGGCCTGAAAGAGGTCTCCGGAATTACCGAAACCGATATCGCCAAGCGACTGATCGACTATGGCTATCATGCTCCGACACTCTCCTTCCCGGTACATGGTACCCTGATGGTAGAACCCACCGAAAGCGAGAGCCTGGCGGAGCTGGATCGTTTCGTGGCGGTGATGGATCAGATTCACGAGGAGATCATCGAGGTGTCACGCGGAACATTCAGTCGCGAAGACAATGTACTCATCAACGCGCCTCACCCCGAATATGAGGCTGTGGCGGACGAGTGGAAGCATGCCTATCCGCGCAGCAAGGCTCTCTATCCGTTGCCGTTCGTTGCAGAAAACAAGTTCTGGGTGAACGTTGCAAGGGTGGACAATGCCCATGGCGACAGGAACCTGGTATCCTGCCTCTGCGAGCTTTGA
- a CDS encoding MBL fold metallo-hydrolase, with amino-acid sequence MKIKTFEFNPLGVNTYVLSDETGECVVIDAACYYAYEQELLLNYLLDHDFVVKHLINTHLHFDHLFGVNLLANRFDLPLLYHPDDAFLLEDIPSQMGLFGFPSHHADYKPVRSAYLKEGDRVSFGNHTLQILHVPGHSPGSIAFYEAEAAVVMCGDALFNSGIGRTDLPRGSYETLNTSIRNKLYLLPEETRVYPGHGPYTTIGDEKRHNPFVNMNQQ; translated from the coding sequence ATGAAGATAAAGACTTTTGAATTCAATCCTCTGGGAGTCAATACGTATGTACTCTCTGACGAAACCGGGGAGTGTGTGGTGATTGATGCTGCATGTTATTATGCCTACGAACAGGAACTTTTGCTCAATTACCTTCTGGATCACGACTTCGTGGTGAAGCATCTGATCAACACCCATCTCCACTTCGACCATCTCTTCGGAGTGAACCTGCTGGCAAACAGGTTTGATCTTCCCCTGCTGTACCATCCCGACGATGCGTTTCTGCTGGAGGATATTCCCAGTCAGATGGGACTCTTCGGATTCCCCTCCCACCATGCCGATTACAAACCGGTGAGGAGCGCATACCTGAAGGAGGGTGATAGGGTATCCTTCGGAAACCATACACTTCAAATCTTGCATGTCCCGGGACACTCTCCCGGCAGCATCGCATTCTATGAGGCCGAAGCTGCTGTAGTGATGTGCGGTGATGCTCTTTTCAATTCCGGCATCGGACGTACCGATCTGCCCCGTGGCAGTTATGAGACACTCAACACCAGCATCCGCAACAAGTTATATCTGCTGCCGGAGGAGACACGTGTCTACCCCGGTCACGGACCTTATACCACCATCGGTGATGAGAAACGGCACAACCCGTTTGTCAACATGAATCAACAATGA
- the rsmG gene encoding 16S rRNA (guanine(527)-N(7))-methyltransferase RsmG: MKEIKHYFPALTEQQVKQFEALGDLYREWNSKINVISRKDIDNLYLHHVLHSLAIARYVSFTPGTSVMDVGTGGGFPGIPLAILFPESRFLLLDSIGKKIRVVREVADAIGLTNVEAIHSRAEEEKRTFHFVVSRAVMPLPELIRIIRKNIAKEQINSLTNGVICLKGGDLTAELHPFRQVADVVSLTNYFTDPFFGTKKLVYVPLG, encoded by the coding sequence GTGAAAGAGATCAAACATTATTTCCCCGCACTGACGGAACAGCAGGTAAAGCAGTTTGAGGCACTGGGTGACCTCTACAGGGAGTGGAACAGCAAGATCAATGTCATTTCCCGAAAGGATATCGACAACTTATACCTGCATCATGTACTTCATTCATTGGCGATTGCCAGGTATGTCTCTTTCACTCCCGGCACCAGCGTCATGGATGTGGGTACCGGTGGAGGCTTCCCTGGGATCCCGCTGGCGATCCTCTTTCCGGAGAGCCGTTTCCTGCTGCTCGACAGCATCGGGAAAAAGATCAGGGTTGTGCGTGAGGTGGCTGATGCCATTGGCTTGACCAATGTGGAGGCAATTCATTCACGTGCCGAAGAGGAGAAACGTACGTTTCACTTCGTGGTGAGCCGTGCGGTGATGCCCCTACCGGAGTTGATCCGCATCATTCGTAAGAACATCGCGAAGGAACAGATCAATTCATTGACCAACGGTGTTATCTGCCTGAAGGGGGGTGACCTGACCGCAGAGCTTCATCCTTTCCGGCAGGTGGCCGATGTGGTGTCACTGACCAATTACTTCACCGACCCCTTCTTCGGGACAAAGAAACTGGTTTATGTGCCCCTGGGCTGA